The genome window CTCGTTCTCCGCCGTCACCCACGCCGGCGCGGCGATGGGGACGGTGGCGCCGCCGTTCAGCGGGAGCGCGCGCATCGACAGCAGGTAGGTCGTCCCCTCGCCGTGGCGGAGCCAGGCCACGCCGACGGGGCGCACCGTGGCGCCGGCGGCCAGCGTGCGGGTGCCGCCCGGCGCCAGGTCGTCGGAGCGGCGGGGGACGGCGTCGCGGGCGATCCCCGCGCAGAGCGCCGCGGCCCACCCTTCCACCGCGTGCACGGCCGCCTCGCGCTCGGCCCCGTCCGCGGCAAGGCGGAGATGCCCCTGCGCCAGCGCCAGCAGCCGCGTCCCCGCCGCGGCGGCCGCCAGCAGCCCCATCCCGTGCGCCCCGGCCGACGCGCCGAGGCCCAGCAGCGCGCCGCCGGACTCCACGCGCACCAGGTGGCGGCGCGGCCCGTACGGCTCGGCGTCGCGCACGCGCACGGCGAACACGTCCACGTGCCCCTGCGCCACCAGCCACGCGGTGTCGCCGCCCAGCAGGAAGGGCCGCGGGGCGGACACGGGCGCGCCGTGCGCCGCGAAGAGCGAGCGGAGGGCGGGCGCGCTCACTCGGCCTCCAGCAGCGCGCGGTAGGGGCCGCCGGCGGCGTACAGCTCGTCGTGCGTTCCCCGCTGCACCACCTTGCCGCGCTCCAGCACCAGGATCTCGTCGGCGTCGCGGATGGTGCTGAGGCGGTGGGCCACGATCAGGCAGGCGCATCCCCGCCGGCGCAGCGCGTCGTCCACCGCCGCCTCGGTGGGGGGATCGAGCGCGCTCGTCGCCTCGTCGAGGACGAGAAGCGAGGGATTGCCCACCAGCGCGCGGGCGATCTCCAGCCGCTGGCGCTGGCCGCCGCTGAAGTTGCGCCCCGCCTCCTCCACCCGCCCGTGGTAGCCCCCCGGGCGCGCGGTGATCTCGTCGTGCACGCAGGCGTCCCGCGCGGCGCGCACCAGCTCGGCCTCGGACACGCCGGGGTCCCACAGCGCCAGGTTGTCGCGCACGGTGCCGGCGAACAGGAACACGTCCTGGTCCACGAAGGCCAGCGACGAGGCGATGGCCGCCGGCGCCAGCGCGTCGCGCGGGCGGCCGTCCAGCAGCACCTCGCCCGCCCAGGGGTGGTGGAGCCCGGCCACCAGGCGCGCGATGGTCGACTTCCCGCACCCCGACTCGCCCACGAGCGCGATCCGCCGCCCCGGCTCGAGGACCAGCGACAGGCCGTCGATCAGCGGCGGCTCCAGCGGGCTGTAGCCGAAGGTCACCCCGCGCAGCTCCAGCCGCCCCTCCAGCCGCGGCGCCTCTTCGGCCTCGTCGGCCGCGAAGGCGCCGGCCATGGGGTCGGGAGTGGCGTTCAGCACGTCGTCGAGGCGCGCCAGCCCGCCCTTCACCTCCTGCAGCGTCCCCCCCAAGTCCACCAGGCGGTTGACGGGAGAGATGAAGGCCAGGAGAAGGGCCTGGAGGGCCACCAGCATCCCCATGCTCAATCTCCCGTCCATCACCCGCACCCCGCCGATCCCCAGCAGCAGCGCGGTGTTCACGGCCATCAGGAAGGGGGGGACGACGGAGAGGAGATGGGTGTACAGCGCCAGCTCCTGCTGCGCGTTGACCACCTTGGCCTGCTGCCCCGCCCAGCGGCTGAAGAAGGCCGCCTCGCTCCCGGTGGCCTTCAGCGTCTCGATGGTCTGCAGCCCGCCCATGGCCACGCCCATCAGCTTGCCGCGGTCCTGCTGCAGCCGCTGCGAGATGTCGGTGCGCCGCCGCGACACCCAGCGCAGCGCGAGGACGTTGAGCGCGGCCACGGTCACGCCCAGCCCCGCCAGGAGGAGGTCGTACTGCACCATCACCGCGGCGTAGAAGGCGATCACCAGCAGGCTCAGCAGCGTGGTGGCCAGCTCGCCGGAGAGGAGCTGGGCCACGCGGTCGTTGATGGCCACGCGCGAGCTGATCTCGCCCGCGAAGCGCTGGGTGAAGAAGCCCACGGGAAGGCGGAGGACGTGCCAGAGGAAGCGCCCCGAGCTTCCCAGCGCCAGCCGCGTTTCCAGCCGCAGGAGCTGCCGCTGCTGCAGCCAGGTGAGCCCGCCCATCACCAGCCCCGCCGCGGCCATCGCGACGAGGAGGGGGAGGGTCCAGGCGGAGAGCCCTTTCACCAGCACCTGGTCCACGAACACGCGCGAGAAGGCGGGGGCGACGAGGCCGGGGACGACCAGCACCGCGCCCGCCGCCACCGCGAACGCCACCGCCGCCTGCGCGCCGCGGAGGCGCCCCCGCAGCGACTGCACGATCCCGGGGAGCGCGCCGCCGCGGGCGAACGCCTCGCCCGGGCGGAAGGTGAGGACCACGCCGGTGAACGCCTGGTCCAGCTCCTCAAGCGTGACGCGGCGTGGGCCGGTGGCGGGGTCGTTCAGGTACGCCCATCCCTTGCGGAACCCCTCCAGCACCACGAAGTGGTTGAAGTTCCAGTGCAGGATCGAGGGTACCGGGAGGTCGCGCAGCTGCGCCGGCTCCTTCTTGAACCCCTTGGCCACCATCCCGTAGCGGACGGCGGCCTTGACCATGTTGCTGGCCTTGCTCCCGTCGCGGCTGACGCCGCAGGCCAGGCGCAGCTCCTCGAGCGGCACCCAGCGGCCGTGGTGGGCCAGGACCATCGCCAGCGTGGCGGCGCCGCACTCCACCGCCTCGAGCTGCAGGATGGTGGGTACGCGCACGCGCGTCTGCGCCTCGCGCCGCACCAGCCGCAGCACGTCGCGCGGCCGGAACCCGCGCGCGGCCGGCTCCGGCTGCGCGACGGCGGCGGGCGCGGCCTCAGACACGCGCCCCTCCGGCCGTCATCCAGAAAGAAGGTCTCACGCAGAGGGCGCAGAGGTCGCAGAGAAGGAATCGGTTCTCTGCGTCCTCTGCGCCCTCTGCGTGAGAAAAAGGATCACCCGATCCCGCGCGAATCCCGGGGATCGGGAAGGAAGGCGAGCGCGGGGACCGGGAGCGCATCCTCATCCCCCCGCCAGGCGGCGGAAGATGGGAAGGACGAGCGCCACGGGCCGCACCTCGCGCAGGGTGATCTGTGCCTTGCAGAGGGTGCCGCTGCGCACCTCCAGCGGCGGGCCGGCTGGGCTCGACCAGCGGTAGCGGCTGACCGTGCGCGGGTCGGGGATCAGGTCGGCGTGCACCTCGTAGGGCGCGCCGGTGCCGGCCAGCGCCTGCGCCAGCGCCTCGTTCTTCAGCACCCGCGCCAGCCCCTCGGGGGTGGCCGGGAAGTCGGAGACGTAGGTGACCGTGCCCAGCATCAGCCCGTACTCCTCCTCGCGCACGGTGCTGGGGGCGATCTGGATGCGCATCCCCGGGCGGATCTTCTTCCCCGCGTCGGACGACACGTAGACGATGGCCTCCAGGTCCTTCACCGTACGCCCCACGGGGTCGATGCGGACGACGGGGCGGCCGCGCTCCACCACGTGCCCCTGCTCGGCCATCACCTCCACCACCCGCCCCGTGTAGGGCGACACGACATTCGAGGTGCGCTCGAGCTCCGCCTCCAGCCGCTGCACCTCGCGCTGCGCCTCTTCCACCTGCAACTGCCCGGTCAGCAGCGAGGCGTCGGTGCGCTGGCGCACCGCCACCTGGTCGGCGTCGAGCTGCTTCAGCTGGCTCTGCGCCTGGCGGATCTGCTCCTGCACGTTCTGGTACTCCTGGCGCGTGCTGAGCAGCGTCTGCCGGGTCACCAGCCCGTCGCGCACCAGCCGCTCCTGGCTCTCCATCTTCTGCTCCAGCAGCTGCAGCGTCTGCTGGCTGGCGCGGATCCCCGCCTCGAGGTTGCTGCGCTGCTGCGACGCGTACGAGGCCTGCACCGAGCGCTCGCGCGAGGCCGACTGGGCGGTGCGCTGCTGCGAGAGCCGCAGGTCTTCCAGGTGGTTGCGCGCCTCGGTGAGCTTGTCCTGCAGCTCCGGCTGCGCCACCCGGGCCACCACCTGCCCCTCGTTCACCGTCTCGCCCACGTTCACCGCCACGTCGGTCACCCGCCCGCCCTCCAGCGGCACCACCTCGTAGATCCCCCCGCTCTTCACCAGGATCCCCTGCCCGGGGATCTTCTCGGGGACCGCGCCGGCCACCCCCCAGCTCACCGTCACCGCCAGCAGCAGGGCGATGGCGCCCAGCGCCAGCCACCCGCCGGGGGTGGTGGCCTGCATGGCTTGGTCGAGCTGCTCGGGGCTGGCCAGCCGGTCGAGCGACACCTTGCGGAAGATGCTGTCGGCCATCAGCGGCTCGCCTCGGCTGCGGCGGGTGGGGGGGATGGAGATTCGGCCAGCGGCGACGCGTCGGCCGCGGCGCGGCCGCCGGCGTCGCGCACCAGCGCCCCGGTCTCGAACGCCAGCCGGGCGCGCGCGGCGGCGTAGCGCTGCTGCGTGGAGATGCGCGACAGGAGCGCGCCGGTGAGCTGGTCCTCGGCCTGGATCACGTCGAACAGCGTCGACATCCCCAGCTGGAACTTGCGCTCCTCGTTCTCCACCGAGGTGCGCGAGAGGGCCACGGCCTCGTCAGCCCGCTCCATCTCCTCCTGCCCGTGCCTGAGCGCCTCCGCGGCGACCGCCACGCCCGCGCGGATGCGGCGCTCCAGCTCCTCGGCGGCCACCTGGCCCTGGCGCTGCAGGGCGCGGCTCTGCGCGGCCCCGCCCGCGGCGGCCGAGTTCCCCAGCGCGGCCTGCCAGCTCACCTCCAGCGAGGCGCTCCAGGTGTTCAGGTCGCGGTAGAAGGGGGTCACCAGCGACGACCACGCCTCGCCGGGGACGGCGCCGGTGTAGCCCACGGAGAGCTGGAGGTCGAGCCGCGGCCGCGTGCCCGCCTGCGCGGCGTCGGCCAGGACGCCGGCCGCCCGCACCGCCTGCCGCGCGGCGGCCAGGTCGGCGCGGCGCTCCAGCGCCTGCCGCACCAGCGCGCCCGTCTCCGCCCCCGCCCCGCGGGTGATGGAGGGGAGCGGCGTGGCGGGGAGGGCGAGCGTGGAGATGGCGTCGCCTTCCAGCCCCATCACCAGCCCCAGCGTGCTGCGCGCCTCCACCAGCTCCTGCTCGGCGGCGGACCGCGCCGCCTGCCGCGTCGCCAGCGCGGCCAGGAGGGGGTTGAGGTCGGCCTGCGCGCGCTCCTGCGCCGCGACGAGGATGCGCGTCTGCTCCACCAGCCGGCGGGCACGCGCCTCGGCCTGCCGCTGCACCTCGAGCCGCTCGGCCGCGGCGGCGTAGGCCCAGTAGGCGTCGGCCGCGTCGAGCGCGCCCACCGCCGTGGCATGCAGCAGGTCCGCCCGTGCCGCGTCCGACGTGGCCGCCGCCGCGCGCTCGGGCGCGGCCAGCTGGCCGCCGGCGCCGCGCAGCAGCGGCAGCTGCATCACCATCGACACCGACGCGGTGTTGTTGCGCCCGGTGGCGTCGGGGCTGAACTCGCGCCGCGTGGCCCGCACCTCGGGGGAGACGGAGAGGCCGGAGCGGAAGCGGCGCTCCAGCGCCACCCCGTACGATGACGCCAGCGTGCGCGAGGGGAGCACGGAGTCGGCGCCGCGGCCGGTCCACCCCAGCGTGTTGTCGCGCGTGCTGGTGACGAACGAGGTGAGCGTGGGGTCGAACGCCCCCCGCGCGGCGCGCGCCGCGCCCAGCGCGCCGGCCAGTTGCTCGCGCGCCAGCCGCACTCCGCCCGAGCGGTCGGCCGCCGCGTCCAGCGCCTGCTGCAGCGTGAGCCCGGGCTGCGGCGCCTGCGCCCACGCGCGCGGCGGGGCCCCGGCGGCGGCCAGTGCCGCCGCCAGGGCCGCGATCTCCCGGCTCGGGAATGCCCGCCGCATACGCCTCAGGGCTTGAGCGGGTCGGGCGGGGGCGGCGGGGGAGGAGGAGGCGGGTCGTCGCTCCACGTGCCGTCGCCGCCGGCGGCCTCTTCCAGCTCGTCCTCGCTCAGCTCGTCGGTGTCGCGCGCCGGGTCGGGGAGCACCACCAGCGCGTCGAGGTCGCGCGGCCGCTCGACGAAGCGCACCCGGTAGCCGGCGGGAAGGGTGATCCCCAGCGTCTCGCGGAGCGCCCGCGCCGGGTCCGTCAGCAGCGCGTGGCGGAACTCCGGGTCGTGGGCGGCGCGGTCCGCCACCCTTTCCCACCCCGGCTCGCGGGGCGGGCCTGAAGAACCGGTCGGGTGTGGCGGCATGGTCGTCTCCGGCGTCGGGTGCGGGGGCCTGCTCGGGCGGCGGTATCCGGGGCAACGAGCGTTCCCGCCGCGGTTCGGTTCGGAGATGTGGAAGTCGTTGCGGTGGAATCGGTTACATCTCCGTCCACTTATCCGGACGGATACGGCTGGAGCCCGGCCTCTATCGAGTAGAAGCCGGGCTCCACCCCGCGGGCGGGAACGCGCCCGCCCACGTGGTCCGCGCGGGGGGACGAGGAGGACGCGGGGCGCCGCCCGGCGCCGCCGCGTTCCGCCGTCTCCGTGCCGCGCGGGGCCGTCGTGCCTGGTTCCGCGGTCCGGGGGAGATCAGCCGCGGATCGGCGTTCCCGCGGGCTGCGTGGTGGCGCCGCGCGCGTCCGCCGGCTCACCTGCCGGCCAGGCGCGCGCCAGCCCGCCCGCCACCTGGTCGAGCTGCTCCAGGTCCAGCTCGTCGTCGGGCAGGGAGGCGATGCCTCCCGGCACGCGGATGCGCTCTTCCATGCTCAGGCCTCCTCTCCCTCGCGGTTGACCCGGGCCGTGTGCCGCGCGGCCAGGTATGCCTTGGGCTGCGCCGGGCAGCCGTCCTGGAACACCAGCTTCACGTGGTTCACCCGCCGCACCAGCAGGCTGCGCCAGGGCTGGTGC of Longimicrobium sp. contains these proteins:
- a CDS encoding NHLP family bacteriocin export ABC transporter peptidase/permease/ATPase subunit, giving the protein MSEAAPAAVAQPEPAARGFRPRDVLRLVRREAQTRVRVPTILQLEAVECGAATLAMVLAHHGRWVPLEELRLACGVSRDGSKASNMVKAAVRYGMVAKGFKKEPAQLRDLPVPSILHWNFNHFVVLEGFRKGWAYLNDPATGPRRVTLEELDQAFTGVVLTFRPGEAFARGGALPGIVQSLRGRLRGAQAAVAFAVAAGAVLVVPGLVAPAFSRVFVDQVLVKGLSAWTLPLLVAMAAAGLVMGGLTWLQQRQLLRLETRLALGSSGRFLWHVLRLPVGFFTQRFAGEISSRVAINDRVAQLLSGELATTLLSLLVIAFYAAVMVQYDLLLAGLGVTVAALNVLALRWVSRRRTDISQRLQQDRGKLMGVAMGGLQTIETLKATGSEAAFFSRWAGQQAKVVNAQQELALYTHLLSVVPPFLMAVNTALLLGIGGVRVMDGRLSMGMLVALQALLLAFISPVNRLVDLGGTLQEVKGGLARLDDVLNATPDPMAGAFAADEAEEAPRLEGRLELRGVTFGYSPLEPPLIDGLSLVLEPGRRIALVGESGCGKSTIARLVAGLHHPWAGEVLLDGRPRDALAPAAIASSLAFVDQDVFLFAGTVRDNLALWDPGVSEAELVRAARDACVHDEITARPGGYHGRVEEAGRNFSGGQRQRLEIARALVGNPSLLVLDEATSALDPPTEAAVDDALRRRGCACLIVAHRLSTIRDADEILVLERGKVVQRGTHDELYAAGGPYRALLEAE
- a CDS encoding NHLP bacteriocin system secretion protein, whose protein sequence is MADSIFRKVSLDRLASPEQLDQAMQATTPGGWLALGAIALLLAVTVSWGVAGAVPEKIPGQGILVKSGGIYEVVPLEGGRVTDVAVNVGETVNEGQVVARVAQPELQDKLTEARNHLEDLRLSQQRTAQSASRERSVQASYASQQRSNLEAGIRASQQTLQLLEQKMESQERLVRDGLVTRQTLLSTRQEYQNVQEQIRQAQSQLKQLDADQVAVRQRTDASLLTGQLQVEEAQREVQRLEAELERTSNVVSPYTGRVVEVMAEQGHVVERGRPVVRIDPVGRTVKDLEAIVYVSSDAGKKIRPGMRIQIAPSTVREEEYGLMLGTVTYVSDFPATPEGLARVLKNEALAQALAGTGAPYEVHADLIPDPRTVSRYRWSSPAGPPLEVRSGTLCKAQITLREVRPVALVLPIFRRLAGG
- a CDS encoding TolC family protein, translated to MRRAFPSREIAALAAALAAAGAPPRAWAQAPQPGLTLQQALDAAADRSGGVRLAREQLAGALGAARAARGAFDPTLTSFVTSTRDNTLGWTGRGADSVLPSRTLASSYGVALERRFRSGLSVSPEVRATRREFSPDATGRNNTASVSMVMQLPLLRGAGGQLAAPERAAAATSDAARADLLHATAVGALDAADAYWAYAAAAERLEVQRQAEARARRLVEQTRILVAAQERAQADLNPLLAALATRQAARSAAEQELVEARSTLGLVMGLEGDAISTLALPATPLPSITRGAGAETGALVRQALERRADLAAARQAVRAAGVLADAAQAGTRPRLDLQLSVGYTGAVPGEAWSSLVTPFYRDLNTWSASLEVSWQAALGNSAAAGGAAQSRALQRQGQVAAEELERRIRAGVAVAAEALRHGQEEMERADEAVALSRTSVENEERKFQLGMSTLFDVIQAEDQLTGALLSRISTQQRYAAARARLAFETGALVRDAGGRAAADASPLAESPSPPPAAAEASR